One stretch of Podospora bellae-mahoneyi strain CBS 112042 chromosome 2, whole genome shotgun sequence DNA includes these proteins:
- the ECM14 gene encoding putative metallocarboxypeptidase ecm14 (EggNog:ENOG503NXUQ; COG:O; MEROPS:MER0013421), which yields MRLQPLVFAFSLALPVDAAAAWIEPSHRDHQAGRLQRSNGYPILTWLRDTVVEAFFGKQLRDDDLDTYEINPAVATRHEGGIVVRFNATTLEQKRLLTDITRTLQAFDIWSISHDHVDARIYNAKIYLKKIVDQLPDSMKKPEIMIYDLPAAIWATYPKKTTGGFSSSSLDVLTSREGMGNLFFKDYQRLSVVTSWMRLLEAMFPSLTEMTSIGKSFEGRDIHALRVGARSEEEEEGGSRKTILVTGGLHGREWISTSTVTYLMWSMVTAYDKDPMVTKLLDKFDIIFIPILNPDGYEYTWQEDRLWRKSRQDTGTSFCFGMDLDHAFGYEWATNNKAGPCSENYGGDSPFHAVEASELANWAKNQTAQGVKFVGFLDMHSYSQQVLFPYSYTCAAQPPNLENLMELGVGLAKAIRLSSGEAYTVTSACESATAYRGTDDTRVEGGGGSAIDWFYHEIGAKYSYQIKLRDTGSYGFLLPADHIVPTGEEVLNALKYFGDFLLGNNGIEKGEFEGSEHVQNPPADQWSDLKRRR from the exons ATGCGATTACAACCACTAGTTTTCGCTTTTAGCCTCGCGCTGCCCGTCgatgccgctgctgcttggaTCGAACCTTCGCACCGGGACCACCAAGCCGGCCGCCTTCAGCGCAGCAACGGCTACCCTATTCTAACATGGCTGCGTGATACCGTCGTCGAGGCCTTCTTCGGCAAGCAGTTGAGAGATGACGACCTCGACACCTACGAAATCAACCCGGCTGTTGCTACGAGGCATGAGGGTGGCATCGTAGTTCGGTTCAACGCAACCACCTTGGAGCAGAAGCGCCTCCTCACTGACATAACCCGGACACTTCAAGCTTTCGATATCTGGTCCATCTCACACGATCACGTCGACGCAAGAATATATAATGCCAAGATATATCTCAAGAAGATTGTCGACCAATTGCCAGATTCGATGAAGAAACCAGAAATTATGATTTACGATCTGCCCGCCGCCATCTGGGCCACGTACCCCAAGAAGACGACCGGGGGATTCAGCTCGAGTTCCCTCGATGTACTGACATCCAGGGAAGGAATGGGTAACCTATTCTTCAAGGATTATCAGAGGCTGTCG GTCGTCACAAGCTGGATGCGGCTGCTGGAAGCCATGTTCCCATCGCTCACAGAGATGACGAGCATTGGGAAGTCATTCGAGGGGAGGGATATTCATGCCCTCCGTGTCGGCGCACGcagcgaagaggaagaagagggtggttCGAGGAAAACCATACTTGTCACTGGAGGTCTTCATGGCCGTGAATGGATATCAACCAGCACGGTTACATATCTGATGTGGTCCATGGTCACCGCCTACGACAAGGACCCAATGGTCACCAAGCTGCTCGATAAAttcgacatcatcttcatccctATCCTGAACCCCGATGGCTACGAATACACATGGCAGGAAGACCGGCTTTGGCGCAAATCGAGACAGGACACCGGTACAAGCTTTTGCTTTGGCATGGATCTTGACCACGCATTTGGCTATGAATGGGCCACGAATAACAAGGCGGGTCCATGCTCAGAGAACTACGGAGGCGATTCCCCCTTTCATGCCGTGGAAGCGTCGGAGCTGGCAAACTGGGCCAAGAATCAAACAGCGCAAGGGGTCAAGTTTGTGGGTTTCCTCGATATGCACTCGTACTCGCAGCAGGTCCTGTTCCCTTACTCTTATACCTGCGCTGCTCAGCCGCCCAACCTCGAAAACTTGATGGAACTTGGTGTTGGACTGGCAAAGGCCATACGGCTGTCGAGCGGGGAGGCATACACAGTGACCTCTGCCTGTGAGAGTGCTACGGCATACCGAGGAACAGACGATACCCGCgtggaaggcggcggtggctCGGCTATTGATTGGTTCTACCATGAAATTGGAGCCAAATACAGCTACCAAATCAAGCTCCGCGATACTGGTAGCTACGGCTTTTTGCTACCGGCTGACCATATCGTGCCAACAGGCGAAGAAGTGCTCAATGCCCTCAAGTATTTCGGGGACTTTCTCCTCGGCAACAATGGCattgagaagggggagtttgagggaaGTGAGCATGTCCAGAACCCGCCGGCCGATCAATGGAGTGATCTGAAGAGGCGGAGATAG